AGCACCACCACCGCCGGGACGAACCAGTAGACGTGGTGGGTCCAGGTGATCGGGCTGGCCAGCGCGCCGACCAGGCCGGTGAGGGTGAGGCCGGTGAGTGCGTCCCCGGCCCGGGCAGCCCGCACCGCCCGCCACAGCCCGTACCCGGCGACCAGTGCGACCAGGGCCAGCCAGAGCAGCCGGTTCGGCTCCTGTGGTGTGGTGAGGCGGCTCAGTAGCCCGAACAGTGACTGATTGCCGGTGTAGTCGGTGCGGCCGACCCGGTCCGTGGCCCACAGTTCGTGGGTCCAGAACCGCCACGAGTCGCGGGGTGCGACCGCCGCCGCGAGCAGCGTCGCCGCGGCCGCCGTCGCGCCGGCCACGACCGCCGCCCGCCACCGCCGCGTGGCCAGCAGGTAGACGATGAAGATGCCCGGGAAGAGCTTGAGCGCCGTCGCCAGGCCGACGCCGACGCCGGCCCAGCGCCCGTTCCGGGGTGCGGCGAACAGCAGATCGGCCAGGATCAGCACCACCAGCAGCATGTTGATCTGCCCGAAGGTGATGGTCTCCCGGGTGCTCTCCACCGCGAGGACCAGCAGCACCGCCACGGTGAGCGTGAACACGCGAGGCAGGTGGTGCCGGACGATCACCGGCTCGACCAGCCAGCGGGTGGTGACCGCCACCGCCAGCCCGGTCAGCAGCGTGAAGATCGCCACGGTGGCGCCGAGCGGCAGCAGAGCGAACGGGCGCAGCAGCAGCGC
The sequence above is a segment of the Micromonospora sp. WMMA1363 genome. Coding sequences within it:
- a CDS encoding glycosyltransferase 87 family protein, producing the protein MPAEPVAPLAVTDDGDASGRTVRRIVAVLALAAVLPALYLPGLVHDFFDLKIYMRAMDWWAAGNPLYDYVQPDRVQGFLYFTYPPFSALLLRPFALLPLGATVAIFTLLTGLAVAVTTRWLVEPVIVRHHLPRVFTLTVAVLLVLAVESTRETITFGQINMLLVVLILADLLFAAPRNGRWAGVGVGLATALKLFPGIFIVYLLATRRWRAAVVAGATAAAATLLAAAVAPRDSWRFWTHELWATDRVGRTDYTGNQSLFGLLSRLTTPQEPNRLLWLALVALVAGYGLWRAVRAARAGDALTGLTLTGLVGALASPITWTHHVYWFVPAVVVLVDAALAATGGERRRLLTAAVGTTAVIVYGVVSFQDWGIAQAPTDSVGEFLVRNAYVLISLLLLIGLPVRTTPTVHRQNG